A segment of the Romboutsia sp. 13368 genome:
ATGAAAAATACAGAGTTTAATAATTTATCTATTACAGAAATTCATACTATAGAAGCTATTGGAACTGAAGGAAATAGAACTATGGGAGAAGTAGCAAATGATTTAAGAATAACNNNNNNNNNNNNNNNNNNNNNNNNNNNNNNNNNNNNNNNNNNNNNNNNNNNNNNNNNNNNNNNNNNNNNNNNNNNNNNNNNNNNNNNNNNNNNNNNNNNNNNNNNNNNNNNNNNNNNNNNNNNNNNNNNNNNNNNNNNNNNNNNNNNNNNNNNNNNNNNNNNNNNNNNNNNNNNNNNNNNNNNNNNNNNNNNNNNNNNNNNNNNNNNNNNNNNNNNNNNNNNNNNNNNNNNNNNNNNNNNNNNNNNNNNNNNNNNNNNNNNNNNNNNNNNNNNNNNNNNNNNNNNNNNNNNNNNNNACACGTTGCTCAAAGCGGTAGCGAGGATATATCGTTGGCGATATGAAATGATTCGCCGACACGTCGCTCAAGCGAAGCGAATTTTTTATTTGTAAAAATTAATAAGTATCAATAAATGATAAGACAACTAAAGTTTTATTTATATAAATATTTGTGATATAATTATTTAATCGTAAAAGTTTAGATAACTTTTAATTTAGTAGATATAATGGGGAAATTGATATGAGAAGAAAAATTTTTTTAGTATTAGCTATATTATGGATGAGTGTAATATTTTATATGTCTAATCAACCGGCAGCAATATCATCAGCTCATTCAGGTGGTGTAATAAATATGATAAGTAATATGCCAGTTATAGGTAATTTAATGGACTATCTTACAAGTATAGATATAGGAGAGTTTGTAGTAAGAAAAGGTGCACATATGTTTTCATACTGCTTACTAGCTATACTTTTATTTATGTCAGTATATGAGAAAGATATAAAGAAATCTATAATAATTGCATTTATAGGAACATTTTTATATGCCTGTAGCGATGAATTTCATCAATTATTTATACCAGGTAGAAGTGGTGAAATTAGAGATGTTATGATAGATTCATTAGGTGGTACTATAGGTTTAATACTTACTTTATTTATTGTAAAGTATAAAAGAAAAATAAGCTATAATAATTAAAAACTAGAGGTGTATCTTAATTAGTTAGATGCATCTCTAGTTTTTAATTTATAAAGTATTAAAATAATATTAAATATATATTTAAATCCTAAAGAATTATAAAATATTGNNNNNNNNNNNNNNNNNNNNNNNNNNNNNNNNNNNNNNTCTGTAAAATAAATAATATATATTTAATAATTATATAGATTTTGGAATTTTATGTTAATTAGTGATACAATAAAATTAAAGTGAACTAATTTAATAATCTAGGGGAGATAGGGATTATGCCTATAGTAGCTGTTTTTACTGCAATGTTACTAATTTTTATGTGGGGGTATAGAAGAGCTAGATATAAATATTCTATACATAATGTTGAAGAAGAAGACATTAGAAATATAATAGAAAATTATTTAGATAGTATATAAAACAGTGACAATATTAACTAAAGTATCTAGAGGAAAATCTATGTTAGATAGTGTCATAAAGAAAGGTTAATAAAATGAATGAGAATTTAATGATAGAAAAAACCAAAGAATTTGTTAAAAATAAATTATATGGTGAAGGWAGTGGACATGATTGGTTTCATATAGAAAGGGTATATAATCTAGCTAAATATATAANNNNNNNNNNNNNNNNNNNNNNNNNNNNNNNNNNNNNNNNNNNNNNNNNNNNNNNNNNNNNNNNNNNNNNNNNNNNNNNNNNNNNNNNNNNNNNNNNNNNNNNNNNNNNNNNNNNNNNNNNNNNNNNNNNNNNNNNNNNNNNNNNNNNNNNNNNNNNNNNNNNNNNNNNNNNNNNNNNNNNNNNNNNNNNNNNNNNNNNNNNNNNNNNNNNNNNNNNNNNNNNNNNNNNNNNNNNNNNNNNNNNNNNNNNNNNNNNNNNNNNNNNNNNNNNNNNNNNNNNNNNNNNNNNNNNNNNNNNNNNNNNNNNNNNNNNNNNNNNNNNNNNNNNNNNNNNNNNNNNNNNNNNNNNNNNNNNNNNNNNNNNNNNNNNNNNNNNNNNNNNNNNNNNNNNNNNNNNNNNNNNNNNNNNNNNNNNNNNNNNNNNNNNNNNNNNNNNNNNNNNNNNNNNNNNNNNNNNNNNNNNNNNNNNNNNNNNNNNNNNNNNNNNNNNNNNNNNNNNNNNNNNNNNNNNNNNNNNNNNNNNNNNNNNNNNNNNNNNNNNNNNNNNNNNNNNNNNNNNNNNNNNNNNNNNNNNNNNNNNNNNNNNNNNNNNNNNNNNNNNNNNNNNNNNNNNNNNNNNNNNNNNNNNNNNNNNNNNNNNNNNNNNNNNNNNNNNNNNNNNNNNNNNNNNNNNNNNNNNNNNNNNNNNNNNNNNNNNNNNNNNNNNNNNNNNNNNNNNNNNNNNNNNNNNNNNNNNNNNNNNNNNNNNNNNNNNNNNNNNNNNNNNNNNNNNNNNNNNNNNNNNNNNNNNNNNNNNNNNNNNNNNNNNNNNNNNNNNNNNNNNNNNNNNNNNNNNNNNNNNNNNNNNNNNNATATAYTACTTCTATAATGTATATGTATAATCCTTAAATAAAGACTCTAAAGTAAATATATTAAAGTATTTGTGATTATTGTATAATTAGCTGAGATATTAGCAAAATATCTATAGATGGTGTAATATATTATTTATAATATGAAAATAATAAAATATAGATTAAGCTCTTTACATAAATATTGTAAGGTTAATTTTTAATATTATAATTAATGTAAAATTTAAACTAATATATAAAAGCAACATAAAGAGGTAAATATGAAAAAGACATTAAATGACTATAAAGAAGTAATTAAAAAATTACCTATAAAAGATAAATATACAAAAGAAGAATTATTAACAGAAGATTTTCTAATAGATAAAGATAATAATATAGAAATATACTATGCACCACATAATGAGTATTTTAATAAAAAGGCTAAAATATTCATAATAGGTATAACTCCTGGATTTCAACAAATGAGTACAGCTATAGCTACAGCAAGAAGAGAACTAGAACATAATAAAGATTTAGATGATATTCAATATAAATGTAAAGTTGCAGCAAGATTTAGTGGTAGTCTAAGAAAAAATATAATCAGTATGCTAGATGATTTAAAATTAAATGAGATTATGAATATAGATAGTGTAGGTGAGCTATTTGGAGAAAAAGACTATCTATTACATACAGTATCTCTTATTCCATATCCTGTGTTTGTCAAAAAAGAAAATTACTCAGGACATACACCAAAGCTTATTAAGAATAAGTTTTTAATGAAGTATGTATGTGATAATTTTATAGATGAATTTAAAAGACTAGAAGAACCAGAAAATGTACTTTTAATACCACTTGGAAAAGCTGTAGAGGAAGTCTTAATTAAATTACAAGAAGAAGAGATTATAGGAGAAAATCAAATTTTATTAAATTTTCCGCATCCATCAGGAGCTAATGTAAATAGAGTAAAGGTCTTTGAAGAGCATAAGGAGTATATGAAAGACTTTATAAAAAGAAAACTAGGTTAGAAGATAGCTATATCAAATAATACTTAAAATGTAGAAGTAGAGTTTGATATAGTATTTTTATATGGAAAAATAGCTAAGGAAAAGAGTAGTACTTTACAATTTCCTAGTAGAATAAAGAAACTTCCTAAAAAATAATAGAAAATAAAAGATAGAATATAATATCAGAAATTTATACCAACTAAGGCTTAACATTGAATATAATAAATATGTTAAGAGAAAAAATAGGTATATTCAAAGAGCTAAAACCTCTAATATATTTATAAATGCAGAAGTATTATATGAGCTTACTAATAAAGATTTTTACAATACAAAGTAAAATATATAATTAATAAGGGGGATTTATGAGTAAAAAATATTAATAAGGCATTTTATGTACTATATAGTTAAAGTAAAATGAATTTTTATAAAAAATATAAATAAAAAAAGGAAATTTGATAGTTGAGGTAKANATAATNTAATAAGGGGGATTTATGAGTAAAAAATATTCAACTGTAAAATGGAGCATATGGTGGTTACTTACATTTTCATTTATATTAGTACTATTTTTTAGATTATCAACAGCAGTTATAACTGATAATTTATCAAATGAATTAGGTTTTACTCAATTACAAATTTCAAATATAGCATCATTAGYACTATATAGTTATGCTATTATGCAAATACCTTCAGGAATATTAATAGATAAATATGGTGCTAGAAAGATAAGTAGTATAGGGATGATTATTGGTGGAGTAGGTTCTATATTATTTGGAACTATGAATAATATATACTTAGCATATTTATCTCGTATAATGGTTGGAGTTGGAACGTCTGTAATATTACTTGCTATGTTTAAAATACAAGGAAATTGGTTTAAAAAAGAAGAATTCGCATCTGTAACTGCAAAGTTTTCTTTTATAGGTAATTTAGGTACAGTATTTGCAACATTCCCATTAGTATATTTAAATGATTTTATAGGATGGAGAAATTCATTTATACTAATTGGGATAATAGGTGTAGTAATAGGATTTAGTATATATATAGTAATTAGAGATACACCTAAAGAGCATGGATTTGATGTAAATATAAAAATAGAAGAAGTTGAAAAGATAAAATTAAAAGAAGGTTTAAAATCAGTTCTTACTAATAAATCAACTTGGTATAATTCACTAATCTTATTTTCATTAGTAGGAATATCTACATCCTTTACAAGTCTATGGGGAGTTAGCTATATAATAGACGTATATAATGTAAGTAAGAGTGTATCTGCATTTATAATATCATTCTTTACATATGGATTTGTAGCTGGATCTATTATAATGAATTTCTTATTTAATAGAGTTAAGAGTAGCAAATTTAACATATTAAAAATAGGAGCAATGATAAATATATTAATATGGGGATATATAATAGTAATATGTAAGGCAAAACCTCCAATACTTACTCTACCTGTAGCATTTTTTATTATAGGATGTATAAACATGGGTCACTTACAAGCTTTTAATGATGTTAAATATAAAAATGAAGAAAAGTATTCTGGATTGTCTACAAGTATAGTGAATACATCAGAGTTTATAGGAAGTGGTATTATAAACTTATTAATAGCATTTATAATACAAAACACTACTAATGTAGTTTTAGGATATAGATTAGGGTTTAGTATATTTATAGCTATGAATATATTAACAGTAATAGCAGCACAAATAGGCGTTAAAAATAATAAAGTAGAAGAACTTAATTATTGTAATTAATAAAACCAATTAATAAATAATAATGTATAAAAGTGGGCAGATTAAATCTGTCCACTTTATTTTTTAGCTAATAATATGTTAAATTAAAGTATAGATTCCCAGTCAACCTTAGCTATAAGTAAGAAAAGTAAAAGTGATAAAAACAATATTTCAGGAGAAATAAACAAATTACTGCTTTCACAATTCATTAAAATCACCTCAACAATTAATATAATTATATTAATTAAAACCTATTATTATTCAAATTATACAACCTAAAATTTTACAAAGTAAAATATAAAATATTACATATCATAAACTTAAACCTATACATTGAAGGAGTTGACATAATGAAATTATTTAAAAAATTGATTTTAAGTTTAATTATAACACTATCATTTTCTACCTCATTAATATTTTGCCAAGATAATATTAAATTAGTTCCAAGTGGAGAAGTTGTAGGATTAGACATATCTTTAAAGCATCCATATGTATATCAAAGGTTAACAGAGGAGGCAAAAGACTTAGAATAT
Coding sequences within it:
- a CDS encoding VanZ family protein — translated: MRRKIFLVLAILWMSVIFYMSNQPAAISSAHSGGVINMISNMPVIGNLMDYLTSIDIGEFVVRKGAHMFSYCLLAILLFMSVYEKDIKKSIIIAFIGTFLYACSDEFHQLFIPGRSGEIRDVMIDSLGGTIGLILTLFIVKYKRKISYNN
- a CDS encoding MFS transporter, encoding MSKKYSTVKWSIWWLLTFSFILVLFFRLSTAVITDNLSNELGFTQLQISNIASLXLYSYAIMQIPSGILIDKYGARKISSIGMIIGGVGSILFGTMNNIYLAYLSRIMVGVGTSVILLAMFKIQGNWFKKEEFASVTAKFSFIGNLGTVFATFPLVYLNDFIGWRNSFILIGIIGVVIGFSIYIVIRDTPKEHGFDVNIKIEEVEKIKLKEGLKSVLTNKSTWYNSLILFSLVGISTSFTSLWGVSYIIDVYNVSKSVSAFIISFFTYGFVAGSIIMNFLFNRVKSSKFNILKIGAMINILIWGYIIVICKAKPPILTLPVAFFIIGCINMGHLQAFNDVKYKNEEKYSGLSTSIVNTSEFIGSGIINLLIAFIIQNTTNVVLGYRLGFSIFIAMNILTVIAAQIGVKNNKVEELNYCN